In the genome of Segnochrobactrum spirostomi, the window GGGCGTCGTCGAGGGGCCGGACGGCCTTCTGACCACGGGCACGCCGATCGCGCTCGAGATCCAGAACGTCGATCAGCGCTCGAAGGATTATTCCAACATTGCCGACCGCTACCGGCCCGGCCACGCGGATTATACCTACGACGCCAAATATGGACTGCGCGATCCGCGCGGCGGTGGGCGTTCCTCGGCGCGCGAGACGGCGATGCGCGTCGCGGCCGGCGCGATCGCCCGCAAGGTGCTGCCGGGCGTCACGATCCGCGGCGCGCTGGTGCAGATGGGGCCGCACGCCATCGACCGCAGCCGCTGGTCCTGGGACGAGGTCGACAACAATCCCTTCTTCTGCCCCGATGCCGAGGCGGCCGCGTCGTGGGAGATCTTCCTCGACGGCGTTCGCAAGGAGGGCTCGTCGACGGGCGCCGTGGTCGAGGTGATCGCGGAAGGCGTGCCGGTCGGTCTCGGCGCACCGCTCTACGGCAAGCTCGACCAGGACATCGCGTCCGCCCTCATGTCGATCAATGCCGTGAAGGGCGTGGAGATCGGCGAAGGCTTCGCCGCCGCAGCGCTTTCGGGCGAGGACAATGCCGACGAGATGCGGATGGGATCGGACGGCAAGCCGGTGTTCCTCTCCAACCATGCCGGCGGCATCCTCGGCGGCATCTCGACCGGCCAGCCGATCGTCGCCCGCTTCGCCGTCAAGCCGACGTCCTCGATCCTGACGCCGCGCCGCTCGGTGACGGCGTCCGGCGAGGAGATCGACGTGATGACCCGCGGCCGCCACGATCCGTGCGTCGGCATCCGGGCGGTGCCGGTCGGCGAGGCCATGCTCGCGATCGTGCTCGCCGACCATTATCTGAGACATCGCGGCCAGATCGGCGCGTGAGCGAGTGGGGAGAACAGCCATGACCGCGACCAGGACCGGAGCCAAGGGCGCCGACATGACCCGCGTGGCGGAGGCGATCCGCGCCTTCGAGCGCGGCGAGATCGTGGTCGTCACCGACGACGACGACCGCGAGAACGAGGGCGACCTGATCGTCGCCGCGAGCCATGCGACGGCGGAGAAGATGGCCTTCATCATCCGCCACACCTCCGGCATCGTCTGCACGCCGCTGACCCGCAAGGACGCCGAGCGCCTGCGTCTCCAGGCGATGGTCTCGGAAAACGACGCGCCGCACCGCACCGCCTTCACCGTCTCGGTCGATTACCGCCACGGCACGACGACGGGCATCTCGGCGGAGGAGCGCACCAGCACCGTGCGCGCCCTCGCCAATTCGAATGTCGGCGCCGGCGATTTCGTGCGGCCCGGCCACATCTTCCCGCTCGTCGCCCGTGACGGCGGCGTGCTGACCCGCTCCGGCCACACGGAAGCGGCGGTCGATCTCTGCCGGCTCGCCGGCCTGCCGGAGGTCGGCGTCATCAGCGAGCTCGTCAACGACGACGGCACGGTGATGCGCGGCCCGCAGATTGCCGTCTTCGCCGAGGCGCACAATCTGAAGCAGGTTTCGGTCGCCGACCTGATCGCCTGGCGCCAGCGCACCGAGAAGCTGATCGAGCGCGTCTCCGAGGCGCGCATCGAAACGATCGCCGGTCCGGCGCAGGTCGTCACCTACCAGACCCCGTTCGACCCGATGCACCACGTCGCCGTGGTGTTCGGCGACATCCGCGACGGCAACGGCATCCCGGTGCGTCTCCAGCTCGAATCGGTGGTGGACGACGTGTTCGGTCCGGCGCCGCCGGTCGACAAGCTGGTGCGCCGCATCTCGGAGATGGGCCGCGGCATCATCGTCTATCTGCGCGAGGGCGCGGTCGGCGTGTCGCAGCAATCCGGCCGCCACCGCGACCGCTTCGCGCCCGTCGAGGCGGAGGATCACGCGACCGCCCGCCACCGCGATGAGCAGTGGCGCGAGGTCGGCATCGGCGCACAGATTTTGAAGGATCTCGGGGTCGCCTCGATCAGGCTGCTCGCCACCCGCGAGCGCCGCTATGTCGGCCTCGACGGCTTCGGCATCAGCATCGATTCGACGGAATCGATCGAGGGGTGAGGGGAGGGGGCCTCGCGCGCCTCAGCCTTCCTCCAGCACCGCCTTCAACTGGGCGAGGTCGCGGGCGACCCAATCGGCGTCGCCTGCAAAGACCTCGTCGGACATGCCTTCGATCTGGAACAGGGTGAAGAGGACCTCGGCGCCGTCGCCGTTGGGGATGACGCGCATCGGCACGGGCACGCTGCGCCCGTCGGGCAGCAGCACCAGATGATCCAGGATCCCGTAGGCGTTCTGCGGGCTGAAACGGATCTCGGCGCTGCCGCCGCCGGTGGTCTCCGCGATCCAACGGTTCCCGCTCTGGTGGGTGAGGCGGCCGAGGCCGCTCGCCCACGCGGCGAAGTTGGTCGGGTCCGAGAGGTAGGCATAAACCTGCCGGACGGGGCGCTCGATCCGGACCGAGATCGTCATCGAAGGCCGTGTGCCCATCCGTTCCCGCCCTCTCAAAGCCGAGGGCGGCATCTTCGGCGCAATGGCGTGCATTGTCGAGTTGGTTTCGATCTGCACGCCAAGGTGGTGTTGCTCGGCCTCAGGACTGGAAGATGCCGGCGATGCCGGAATAAACTCCGAGGACGCACATCACGCCGGTGACGCTCCAGACGAGCACGGCGTAGCGGCCCTTGAGCCGGTAGGGGTCCGGTAGCGCCTTCTGCGAGAGGAGTACCAGGAAGCCGAGTACGATCGGCAACAGCAGGGCGTTCAGCACCTGGACGAAGATGTTGATGTCGATGAGGTTCGCCCCAGACAGCACGATCGAGACGCCGACCACCAGGACCGCGGCGTAGACGACGTAGAACCACGGCGCCTGCTGCACACCGTCGCCGAGGCTGCGGCGGTAGCCGGTGATTTCGCCCATGCCCCAGGCGGCAGTGAGGCTGACCACGATGGCGGCGACGAGGGAGGCGCCGACGATGCCGAGCGAGAAGAGGATGCGGCCGGCGTCGTAGCCGAGATGCGGCGTGATGGCGTCGCTGATCTGCTCGACGGTGTTGAGGTCGACGCCGCCTTCGTTGTGCGCCCACAAAGTCGCCGCGGTGGTGACCAGCATCGCGATCATCACGAGCTGGGTGACGACCGAGCCGATCGCCGTGTCCCACCGCGAGTGCTTCAGGTGCTCTGTCGTGAGGCCTTTGTCGACGACCGCGGACTGTTGATAGAAGATCATCCACGGCATCACGACGGCGCCGATATTGGCGGCGACCAGAAACAGATATTGCGAATTGCCGACCGGGAAGCTCTTGAGCCCGGCGATCATCTGGTCCGTCTGCGGGCCGGACAGGATCATGGTGGCGAGGAAGACGAGTTCGAACAGGCCGACGCCGATCGCGATGCGCTCGACGCGCTTGTAGGAGCCGGTCACCACCATCACCACGAGGAAAAGGGTGACGGCGCCGGTCGAGGCCCACATCGGGACGCCCCACATCAGCCCGACGCCGGCGACGCCGCTCATCTCGCAGATGATCGCGCCGGTGCAGGCGATGACGAGGGTCGAGATCGACAGCCACGCCCACTTGCGGCCGAAATGGGCCTCGATGAGCTCGCCATGGCCCTTGCCGGTGACGACGCCGAGGCGAATCGTCAGCTCCTGGACCATGTAGACGATCGGGATCAGGATGATCTGGGCCGACAACAGGGTGTAACCCCACTGCGCGCCGCTCTGCGCCGCCGTTATCAGGCTGCCCGCATCGGTATCCGCCAGCATGACGACGAGGCCCGGCCCCATCACGGCGAGATAGGTGGCGAGCGCGGACCACCGCGTGCGGCCGAGCGACGACGCTCTACCGGACCCCAACGTGCGTTCGATGTTCGACATTTCAATCCCCGCGGACCACGGACCCCGTCTTCTGCTAGGAAGAATTCGCGGAACCGTCAAGTATTGTATATTGAACTTATTCTAATGAAACACACGGCGATTGTTTCAATTTGGAAAAATATAGCACGAACGGTCGGCCGCTTCCTCGAATTCGACGGATATGCAGAAAGCCCCGGTAAAAATTGGCGCGAAGTCTCGATACCATCTTGGGTGGAGCGGGGATGCCGACGGGCTCATGGTCGGTGATGTCGTTCCTTCATCCTTGCTGCGACCAATTCATGGGTTTCGCTCCTCTTGACGGCGCGCAATATTCGTTGCGGTTAGGAGGACGTAGTTCGTTTCGCGTCCGTCAGACGTCCCTCCGAAGGCCTGCCATGCCCGTCATCACCTGCGTCGAAGACCTGCGCCGCCTCGCCAAGCGGCGCGTGCCTAAAATGTTCTACGATTATGCGGATTCCGGTGCGTGGACGGAGAGCACCTACCGGGCGAACGAGACCGATTTCGGCCGAATCAAGCTGCGCCAGCGCGTCGCCGTGGACATGCGCGACCGCACCCTCGCGAGCACCATGATCGGCATTCCGGTGGCGATGCCGCTCGCCCTGGCGCCGACCGGACTCACGGGGATGCAGCACGCCGACGGCGAGATCCTCGCGGCGCGGGCGGCGGCCAAGGCCGGCGTGCCGTTCACCCTCTCGACCATGAGCATCTGCTCGATCGAAGACGTCGCCGAGAACACGAATGCGCCGTTCTGGTTCCAGCTCTACGTGATGCGCGACAAGGTGTTCGTTGAACGCCTGATCGACCGGGCCAAGGCGGCACAGTGCTCGGCGCTGGTGCTGACGTTGGATCTGCAGATCCTCGGCCAGCGCCACAAGGACATCCGCAACGGCCTGACCGCCCCGCCGCGGATGACGGTGCCGAACATCATCAACCTCGCGACCAAGCCGCGCTGGTGCCTCGACATGCTGCGCACCAAGCGGCGCACCTTCCGCAACATCGCCGGTCACGCCGAGGGGGTGACGGATCTGAGCTCGCTCTCGGCCTGGACGGCGGAGCAGTTCGATCCGGCGCTGAGCTGGGACGACGTCAAGCGCATCAAGGACCGCTGGGGCGGCAAGCTGATCCTGAAGGGCATCCTTGACGCGGAGGACGCGGTGAAGGCGGCCGAGAGCGGCGCCGACGCGATCATCGTCTCGAACCACGGTGGCCGCCAGCTCGACGGGGCGCTCTCGTCGATCGCCGCGCTGCCGGCGATCGTCGCCGCGGTGGGCGACCGCATCGAGGTGCTGATGGACGGCGGCGTGCGCTCGGGTCAGGACGTCATCAAGGCGGTGGCGCTCGGCGCCCGGGGCGTCTTCATCGGCCGCGCCTTCCTCTACGGCCTCGGCGCCGGCGGCGAGGCGGGCGTCACCAAGACGCTCGAGGTCATCCGCAAGGAGCTCGACATCACCATGGCTCTGTGCGGCCTGCGCGACATCCAGAGGGTCGACGGCAACATCATCGCCGAGAACCCGTTCGCGGTGCGCTGAGCGCCGCTGGAAAAGCGAACGGCCCGATGCGGAGCACCGGGCCGTCGGCCTCGGAAGCTGAGAGACGGGTGAGAACGCCTGGCGTCCACAAACCCGCTCCCCCCTCAGAAAATGTCGTGCCAGAGGTCTTCTGCACCGCTGGCGACGTCTCCTGCGACATCGGCGATGCCATGGGCGACGGCGCCGACGCCCGCGCCGATCCCCGCGCCCAGCGCGGTGAGCCCGCCGGCGACGAGCAGGTTGGCGCCCTCCGCCAAGATCGCCACGGCGCCGTTCACGGCAATCGCCGGCGCAGCCAGCACGGCGAAGGCGGCGAGGCCGACGCCAGCACCCACGCACAGCCCGATCTCGGCACCGGTCATGCCGCCGTTCACCCGGGCCAGTTCGTTGTCGGCGAGCAGCGCAGCGTTGCTTCCGACGGTCTCGATTGCAATCGCGTTCATAGTCGGATCTCCGTTTGCTTGCGGGCGCTTCTATTCGCTGGCGCTCGTTAAGTATCCGAGGCGTTGTTGCCTCGTTTTCGATGGCTTGACTCTGCGCCTGACGGAGATCGGAGGCAAATTAAAGGGAGTTCATGTCCTCGAATTCATGTTGGCGCTGAAGACGGGCGGTGCGCCTGATGCGGGCCTGACGGGGAGGGGAGGAACGGCGGCGCACAAACGCGAACAGGGCCGCGAGCGGCCCTGCGATCTGGTGGTCGGAATGATCGGGAACGGCGTGCGGCGACGCTCAGGCGCCGAAGCGCACCCCGGTGATCTCGAACGAGCGCGCCCCACCGGGGGCGACGACCTCGACCGAATCGCCGATGGTCTTGCCGATCAGCGCGCGAGCGATCGGCGAGGAGATCGAGACGCGGCCCTGCTTCACGTCGGCTTCGCTGTCGCCGACGATCTGATAGACCTTCTGCTCCTCGGTATCTTCGTCGAGCAGCGTAACCGTCGCGCCGAACTTCACCGTGTTCCCGGAGAGCTTCGACACGTCGATCACCTCGGCGCGCGACAGCTTGTCCTCGAGCTCGGCGACCCGGCCCTCGTTGAGGCTCTGCTGCTCCTTCGCCGCGTGATATTCGGCGTTCTCGGACAGATCGCCGTGGGCACGGGCTTCCGAGATGGCTTGAATGATCCGCGGCCGCTCCACTTGGGTGCGATGCTTCAGCTCGACCTCGAGCGCCGTGTAGCCGGCGGCGGTCATCGGTATCTTTTCCATTCGGTCCTCGACTTCTCAGCTCGGTGCCGTGCGCCGGCGCGGGCTTTCGCCGCGTGCGCCGCCGCACCGCCGTTCGCATCCGCGCGGCCATAGCCGGCGGGAGCGCGACAAAAAGCAACCGGACCGAGCCTTCGCCGCTTAGGGGCAGCGAAGGGCCGATCCGGCAACGATCTCACGCATCCGCAGCGAAATAGGATTGGAGCGGACGCACTTCAAGCACGCCGGTTGCGTAGGCCGCAATGCCCTGGGCCGCTGCGACCGCCCCGGCGACGGTCGTATAATACGGCACCTTGTGGTGCAGGGCAGCCCGGCGGAGCGACCGGCTGTCGGCGAGTGCTTGCGCGCCTTCCGTCGTGTTGATGACGAGCTGCACATCGCCGTTGGTGATAGCATCGACGATGTGCGGGCGCCCTTCAAGAACCTTGTTGATCTTCGAACAGGGGATACCGTTCTCGGCAAGGTAGCGCTGGGTTCCGCTCGTCGCGACGATCTTGAAACCCTGGCCGACGAGGGTGCGGCAGGCTTCCAGAATTCGGATCTTGTCGGAATCGCGGACGGAGACGAAGGCGGTGCCGCCGGTCGGCACGCGGGTGCCGCCGCCGAGCTGGGACTTCGCGAAGGCCATCGGGAAGCTTTTGTCGAGCCCCATGACTTCGCCCGTCGAGCGCATCTCCGGACCGAGCACGGTGTCGACTCCGGGGAAGCGGGCGAACGGGAACACGGCTTCCTTCACCGCCACGTGGTCGAGCGGCTTCGATTCGAGCCCGAACGAGCCGAGCGCTTCGCCGGCCATCACCCGGGCGGCGATCTTTGCGATCGGCACGCCGATCGTCTTCGCCACGAACGGCACGGTGCGCGAGGCGCGCGGATTGACCTCGAGGACGTAGATCTCGCCGTCCTTGATCGCATATTGGACGTTCATCAAGCCGCCGACCTCCAGGGCGAGGGCGAGGGCTTTGGTCTGGCCCTCGAGCGCGGCGAGGAGCTCGGGCGAGAGCGAGCGCGGCGGCAGCGAGCAGGCCGAGTCGCCAGAATGGATGCCGGCTTCCTCGATGTGCTCCATGATCCCGCACACGAAGACGTCCTCGCCGTCGGCGAGGGCATCGACGTCGACCTCCACCGCGTCCGCGAGGTAGCGGTCGAACAGGAGCGGCGACTTGCCGAGCACCGTGTTGATCTGGCCGGTCTTGTCGTTCGGATAGCGCGTCTTGACGTCCGGCGGCACCAGAGCGGGGAGGGTGCCGAGCAGGTAGTCGGAGAACGTGCTCTCGTCGTGGATGATCTCCATCGCACGGCCGCCGAGCACGTAGGAGGGGCGCACCACGAGGGGGAAGCCGAGCTCCGCGGCGACGAGCCGGCTCTGCTCCACCGAATAGGCGATGCCGTTCTTCGGCTGCTTGAGGCCGAGCTTGTCGAGCAGGCGCTTGAAGCGGTCGCGGTCCTCGGCGAGGTCGATCGCGTCGGTGCTGGTGCCGAGGATAGGGATGCCGGCATCGGTCAGGCGTTCGGCGAGCTTCAGCGGGGTCTGGCCCCCGAACTGCACGATGACGCCTTGAAGCGTCCCGTTCTGCTGTTCGACGGCGAGCAGTTCGAGCACGTCCTCGGCGGTCAGCGGCTCGAAATAGAGCCGGTCCGAGGTGTCGTAATCGGTCGACACGGTCTCGGGATTGCAATTGACCATGATCGCCTCGATGCCCTGCTCGCGCAGGGCGAAGGCGGCGTGGCAGCAGCAATAATCGAACTCGATGCCCTGACCGATGCGGTTCGGGCCACCGCCGAGAATGACCACCTTGCGACGGTCGGACGGCTGCGCCTCGCTCACCGGGGCGCCGGCGAAGGGCGTCTCGTAGGTCGAGTACATGTAGGCGGTCGGCGAGGCGAACTCGGCCGCGCAGGTATCGATCCGCTTATAGACCGGACGCACGCCGAGATCGTGGCGCAGCTTGGCCACCGCGGCTTCGGTGGTGCCGCCGAGGCGAGCGAGCCGGTTGTCGGAGAAGCCCTGCGCCTTGAGGCGGCGCAGCGCGCCGGCGGTGGTGGGCAGGCCGACCGCCTTGATCTTCGCTTCGGTCTCGACGATGTCGCGGATCTGATCGAGGAACCAGCGATCGACCTTGCAGGCTTCGTGGATCTGCTCGACGTCGAACCCGAACCGCATCGCCTGGGCGACCACCAGAAGCCGGTCCGGCGTCGGCTGGCCGAGCGCGGCGCGGATCGCGTTCTTGTCGTCGCCCTGGCCGAGGCCGGCGATCTCGATCTCGTCGAGGCCGTTCAGTCCGGTTTCCAGGCCCCGCAGCGCCTTCTGCAGGGATTCCTGGAAAGTGCGGCCGATCGCCATGACTTCGCCGACCGACT includes:
- the aroC gene encoding chorismate synthase produces the protein MSHNTFGHLFRVTTWGESHGPAIGCVVDGCPPRLPISEAEIQAFLDKRRPGQSRFTTQRREPDEVRILSGVVEGPDGLLTTGTPIALEIQNVDQRSKDYSNIADRYRPGHADYTYDAKYGLRDPRGGGRSSARETAMRVAAGAIARKVLPGVTIRGALVQMGPHAIDRSRWSWDEVDNNPFFCPDAEAAASWEIFLDGVRKEGSSTGAVVEVIAEGVPVGLGAPLYGKLDQDIASALMSINAVKGVEIGEGFAAAALSGEDNADEMRMGSDGKPVFLSNHAGGILGGISTGQPIVARFAVKPTSSILTPRRSVTASGEEIDVMTRGRHDPCVGIRAVPVGEAMLAIVLADHYLRHRGQIGA
- the ribB gene encoding 3,4-dihydroxy-2-butanone-4-phosphate synthase; the encoded protein is MTATRTGAKGADMTRVAEAIRAFERGEIVVVTDDDDRENEGDLIVAASHATAEKMAFIIRHTSGIVCTPLTRKDAERLRLQAMVSENDAPHRTAFTVSVDYRHGTTTGISAEERTSTVRALANSNVGAGDFVRPGHIFPLVARDGGVLTRSGHTEAAVDLCRLAGLPEVGVISELVNDDGTVMRGPQIAVFAEAHNLKQVSVADLIAWRQRTEKLIERVSEARIETIAGPAQVVTYQTPFDPMHHVAVVFGDIRDGNGIPVRLQLESVVDDVFGPAPPVDKLVRRISEMGRGIIVYLREGAVGVSQQSGRHRDRFAPVEAEDHATARHRDEQWREVGIGAQILKDLGVASIRLLATRERRYVGLDGFGISIDSTESIEG
- a CDS encoding SRPBCC family protein is translated as MTISVRIERPVRQVYAYLSDPTNFAAWASGLGRLTHQSGNRWIAETTGGGSAEIRFSPQNAYGILDHLVLLPDGRSVPVPMRVIPNGDGAEVLFTLFQIEGMSDEVFAGDADWVARDLAQLKAVLEEG
- a CDS encoding NRAMP family divalent metal transporter; the encoded protein is MSNIERTLGSGRASSLGRTRWSALATYLAVMGPGLVVMLADTDAGSLITAAQSGAQWGYTLLSAQIILIPIVYMVQELTIRLGVVTGKGHGELIEAHFGRKWAWLSISTLVIACTGAIICEMSGVAGVGLMWGVPMWASTGAVTLFLVVMVVTGSYKRVERIAIGVGLFELVFLATMILSGPQTDQMIAGLKSFPVGNSQYLFLVAANIGAVVMPWMIFYQQSAVVDKGLTTEHLKHSRWDTAIGSVVTQLVMIAMLVTTAATLWAHNEGGVDLNTVEQISDAITPHLGYDAGRILFSLGIVGASLVAAIVVSLTAAWGMGEITGYRRSLGDGVQQAPWFYVVYAAVLVVGVSIVLSGANLIDINIFVQVLNALLLPIVLGFLVLLSQKALPDPYRLKGRYAVLVWSVTGVMCVLGVYSGIAGIFQS
- a CDS encoding alpha-hydroxy acid oxidase, with amino-acid sequence MPVITCVEDLRRLAKRRVPKMFYDYADSGAWTESTYRANETDFGRIKLRQRVAVDMRDRTLASTMIGIPVAMPLALAPTGLTGMQHADGEILAARAAAKAGVPFTLSTMSICSIEDVAENTNAPFWFQLYVMRDKVFVERLIDRAKAAQCSALVLTLDLQILGQRHKDIRNGLTAPPRMTVPNIINLATKPRWCLDMLRTKRRTFRNIAGHAEGVTDLSSLSAWTAEQFDPALSWDDVKRIKDRWGGKLILKGILDAEDAVKAAESGADAIIVSNHGGRQLDGALSSIAALPAIVAAVGDRIEVLMDGGVRSGQDVIKAVALGARGVFIGRAFLYGLGAGGEAGVTKTLEVIRKELDITMALCGLRDIQRVDGNIIAENPFAVR
- the greA gene encoding transcription elongation factor GreA; the encoded protein is MEKIPMTAAGYTALEVELKHRTQVERPRIIQAISEARAHGDLSENAEYHAAKEQQSLNEGRVAELEDKLSRAEVIDVSKLSGNTVKFGATVTLLDEDTEEQKVYQIVGDSEADVKQGRVSISSPIARALIGKTIGDSVEVVAPGGARSFEITGVRFGA
- the carB gene encoding carbamoyl-phosphate synthase large subunit, with protein sequence MPKRTDIKSILIIGAGPIVIGQACEFDYSGTQACKALRAEGYRIVLVNSNPATIMTDPDMADATYIEPITPEVVAKIIEKERPDALLPTMGGQTALNCALSLKKAGVLEKFGVEMIGATADAIDKAEDRERFREAMTKIGLETPRSHLAHSIAEAIKALDDIGLPAIIRPSFTMGGTGGGIAYNKSEFLEIVERGLDASPTTEVLIEESVLGWKEYEMEVVRDRDDNCIIICSIENIDPMGVHTGDSITVAPALTLTDKEYQIMRDASLAVLREIGVETGGSNVQFAVNPADGRLIVIEMNPRVSRSSALASKATGFPIAKIAAKLAVGYTLDELENDITQGATPASFEPTIDYVVTKIPRFAFEKFPGAEPTLTTAMKSVGEVMAIGRTFQESLQKALRGLETGLNGLDEIEIAGLGQGDDKNAIRAALGQPTPDRLLVVAQAMRFGFDVEQIHEACKVDRWFLDQIRDIVETEAKIKAVGLPTTAGALRRLKAQGFSDNRLARLGGTTEAAVAKLRHDLGVRPVYKRIDTCAAEFASPTAYMYSTYETPFAGAPVSEAQPSDRRKVVILGGGPNRIGQGIEFDYCCCHAAFALREQGIEAIMVNCNPETVSTDYDTSDRLYFEPLTAEDVLELLAVEQQNGTLQGVIVQFGGQTPLKLAERLTDAGIPILGTSTDAIDLAEDRDRFKRLLDKLGLKQPKNGIAYSVEQSRLVAAELGFPLVVRPSYVLGGRAMEIIHDESTFSDYLLGTLPALVPPDVKTRYPNDKTGQINTVLGKSPLLFDRYLADAVEVDVDALADGEDVFVCGIMEHIEEAGIHSGDSACSLPPRSLSPELLAALEGQTKALALALEVGGLMNVQYAIKDGEIYVLEVNPRASRTVPFVAKTIGVPIAKIAARVMAGEALGSFGLESKPLDHVAVKEAVFPFARFPGVDTVLGPEMRSTGEVMGLDKSFPMAFAKSQLGGGTRVPTGGTAFVSVRDSDKIRILEACRTLVGQGFKIVATSGTQRYLAENGIPCSKINKVLEGRPHIVDAITNGDVQLVINTTEGAQALADSRSLRRAALHHKVPYYTTVAGAVAAAQGIAAYATGVLEVRPLQSYFAADA